GGCAGAGAGCCTGGAGGGGCTGGTGGCCCCTGCGACCTACCGATTGCATCATGCCATGGAGCCCGAGGAGATCATGCTGGACATGGTGGAGTCCTTTCATGATCGGGTGCTCCCCACCCTTGAAGGTGGCGTCCTGCCCCCCTATGACACCCTCAAGCTCGCCTCCCTGGCGGAGAAGGAGACGGCGCTGCCGGAGGAACTGCCACGGGTGGCTGGGGTATATGCCCAGCGGCTCCGGATCGGTATGCCCCTCCAGTGCGATCCGACCAGTCAGTACGCCCGGTGGTTGAACGGGGACCTCCGCTTCACGGCCCCCACGGCAGAGGATGTCAGGCGTCCCAGCCGCTTCAACACCTACACGGTGCCGGGCCTGCCCCCGACCCCCATCGCGGTGCCCGGGCCCGCAGCCATCGCCGCCGCCAAGAGCCCGGAGATCAACGGTGACCTCTACTTTGTGGCCACCGGCCACGGAGGGCACCGCTTTGCGGCGACCCTGAAGGAGCACAACCGGAATGTGACGGCCTACCGGTTGGCCTTGCGCAGCCGCTGACCCGGAAAAGCATTCCTGGATGCCGCAGACCAGGACCAGGTCTTCTGTTCCCCGGAGGGTGAAGGCCCTCAGGGCCTGCCACGCCCGGCTGCCAAGCTGCCCCAGGGTGGGTCCGGCTGCTAAGATGATCCTTCGTCATGAGGGGGAGTACATGAAAGCAGTCATCACCGTCCTGGGTTGTGATCGCGTGGGCATCATCGCCGGTGTGACGGCTGTCCTGGCCGAGACGAACACGAACATCCTGGACATCTCCCAGACCATCATGGGAGAGCTCTTCACCATGATCATGATGGTGGACACCGCCACCACCGCCCTGGACTGCCGGGAACTGCAGGAGAAGCTCGCCGCCAAAGGGCAGGAGCTGGGGGTGGAGATCCGGCTCCAGAGGGAAGACATCTTCAAGAGCATGCACCGCATCTGAAGTTCCGCTCGGTGCAGTCCTCCATCTCTTGCCTATATGGTGAAATAAATGTTTAATATCAATGAGATCGTCGAAACCAACAGCATGATCGACCAGGAGAACCTGGACATCCGCACGATCACGATGGGCATCTCGCTGCGGGACTGCGCGGCGGAGAGCTCTCTGACCTCCCGGCGCCGGATCTACGACAAGATCACGAGCTGTGCCGAAAAGCTGGTGAAGACCGGGGAGGAGATCGAGCGGGAGTTCGGCATTCCCATCATCAACAAGCGCATCTCGGTGACGCCCATCTCCATCGTGGCCGAAAGCAGCGATGAGCAGAACTACACCCGCTTCGCCGAGACCCTGGACAGGGCGGCGAAGGAGGTGGGGGTCAACTTCATCGGAGGCTTCTCGGCTCTGGTCCACAAGGGCTACACCCGGGGCGACCGCGCCTTGGTGAAGGCGCTCCCTGAAGCCCTCTCCACCACCGAGAGGGTGTGCGCTTCGGTCAATGTCGCCACCACCAAGGCCGGCATCAACATGGATGCGGTGCGGGACATGGGCATGATCATCAAGGAGGCGGCCGAGCTCTCCGGAGACCGTGGTGCCCTGGCCTGCGCCAAACTGGTGGTCTTCGCCAATGTGCCCGAGGACAACCCGTTCATGGCCGGTGCCTTCCATGGGGTCGGCGAGCCGGAGTGCGTCATCAACGTGGGCGTCAGCGGGCCCGGTGTCGTGGCCAATGCGGTCAAGCGGACCCAGGGACAGGACTTCGGGGCGGTCTCCGAGGCCATCAAGAGGACCGCCTTCAAGATCACCCGCGTGGGGCAGCTGGTGGCTCAGGAAGCCTCTCAGCGCCTGGGGGTCCCCTTCGGCATCGTGGACCTCTCCCTGGCACCCACTCCGGCAGTGGGAGACAGTGTGGCCCACATTCTGGAGGCCATGGGTCTGGAGAAGTGCGGCGGACCCGGCACCACAGCGGCTCTGGCCCTGCTCAATGATGCGGTCAAGAAGGGTGGTGTGATGGCCTCTTCCTATGTGGGGGGGCTTTCCGGGGCCTTCATCCCGGTGAGCGAGGATGCGGGCATGATCGAAGCCGCCCTCTGCGGGGCCCTGACCCTGGAGAAGCTGGAGGCCATGACCTGCGTATGCTCTGTGGGCCTGGACATGATCTGCGTCCCCGGGGACACCAGCGCCTCCACCCTTTCGGCCATCATCGCCGACGAGGTGGCCATCGGCATGGTCAACCACAAGACCACCGCGGTGCGCATCATCCCGGCCCCCGGGACCCAGGTGGGGGATGTGGTGGAGTTCGGCGGCCTGCTGGGTTCGGGGCCGGTCATGCGGGTGAATCCCTACTCCGCCCGGGACTTCATCCTGCGGGGTGGCCGGATTCCTGCACCGCTGCAGAGTCTGAAGAACTGATCCCGCAAGTCGGAGGCCAACGGGAAGGGGCCCCTGCGAGGGCCCCTTCCTTCGGCTGAGCGCGAGGGTCAGATGCCCCGTTCGCTGAAGACCTCCCGGGCCACCTGGAGACCGTTGAGGGCCGCCGGGAAGCCCGCATAGACAGCCATCTGCATGATGACTTCCAGGACCTCCTCCCGGGTGCAGCCCACGTTCAGGGCGCCATGGAGGTGGACCTTCAGCTGGGGCGCTGCATGGCCCATCGCCGTCAGAGCAGCTACCACGGCGATCTCCCGGGATTTGAGGTCCAGTTGGGGACGACTGTAGATGTCCCCGAAGGGGAACTCGATGAGAAGCCGGGCGAAGTCCGGGGCCAAATCGGCCAGGGAGGCCACGACCTTCTCTCCGGCCTCTCCGTCGATCTCCTGAAGCTTTTTCCAACCGCGCTCGTAGCGGCTCATGGTGGGGGCTGTCATGGCTCACCTCTTGGATTCAGGCATTCCTGGTACGTCTGGATCTTACGGTCAAGGATATCCCCGTCGCTTTGAGCCGCCTCACAAACGCCAAGCAGGCAATGTCTGAGCTTTGATAGCGACGGTGGCCGCTGGCTGAGCGTCCCACAGGGCGTAAGAGGCTCTCGGATTCGTAGAAGCGGAGCGTGTGAGCCGTGAGGCCCGTGTGGGTGGCCAGTTCGCTGATGGATAAGGGTCGGGGTGTCCATGGCAGCATCCAGCCTACGCCTTCGAGTGCACTCGAAGTCAAGGACTCGGATGCTCCTGAAATAAAGGGCCCCCGGGGGTCCCGGGGGCCGGAGGGCAAGGGCAGCCGGATGCCTACAGGGTGTTGCCGGTCTCGTTCTGGAGCCAGTTCTCAATGGTGGCGGACGGGACGCCCAGCTTCTCCAGGTGCTCGGTGGCCATCTTGAGGCTCTGCCCCTCGTCTCTGCAGATCAGGAGGCGCCGTTTCCAGGCTTCGACGGCCTTGGGTTTGAGCTCAGCCTCCCCTTCCGCCATGCGTTTCTCCAGCAAGAATCCGAGGTTGTTGGCGGCCTTCCGGTGGAAGGGGGCGAAGGTCAGGGCCTTTTCATAGGCTTCCGTGGCCTCCACGGGGTGCTTGCGGACTTCCAGGGCCACGCCGTAGGCGTTCCAGACATCCGGGTCCTCAGGGGCCAGCTCCATGGCCCGGGCCACCATGCGGTGCTGCTCGTCCTGCCTGCCCATGGTGCGGTGGCACTCGGCCAGGCCCAGGAAGGCGCTGTACTCCCCCGGGTCGGCCTCCAGGGCGGACAGGAAGGCCTTCTCCGATTCGGCGCAGTGCCCGTTGTGCATCAGTACATAGCCCAGTTGCACCTGGATGTCGGCGGCCTCGGGGTCGCGGGCGAGGGCCTCGCGGTAGCAGCGCTGGGCATCCTCCCAGCGCTCCTCCTCCCGGGCGAAGTCACCCATGGCACACCAGGGCTTGGGATCATCGGGGTTGGTCTCGGCTGCAAGGGTGAAGTACGAGGTGGCGGTGTCGGCGTCACCCATGTCCTTCCGGAGTTCGCCCATGAGGGAGAAGGCCTCCGCCAGGGCCGATCTCCCGGGAGCGAGCAGAACCACCTTGTGCATCTCCGCCAGGGCCATCTCCAGGTGGCCCTGTTCGGAGAAGAGCTCGGCCAGGATGAAGTAGCTGTTGAGTTCCCTGGGCATGAGGGAGCGGGCCCGGTGGATGCAGCGCAGGCCGTCCACCAGTTCCTCCTGCTTGATGAAGAGCTCACCGAGGCTGTGCCAGCCCCAGAAGAAGGAAGGGTTGACGTCCAGGGATGCAGTGTAGTGGCTCTCGGCGCCCCTGGGGTCGTCGAGCTGCTCGCAGGCCAGGCCCAGGAGCCTCAGGGTGCGGGCGTCCTTGGGATCCAGGGTGAGGGCCTTGAGCAGGCAGGCCCGGGCCTCCGTGGGATCGCCATGGCGCAGGGCGAGGAGTCCCAGGAGCTCCATGGTCCTGGCATCCTGGCCATCAAGCTCCATGGCGCGCCTGAGATCCGCTTCCCCATCCTCCTCGAGGATGAGCTTGAGGTAGCCCAGGTTGCGCAGGTGGGCGGCCTTGGCGGGTTGTTCCGCCACCAGGGCCTCAAGGTCCTCCAGGAGGGGGATGAGCTCCTCCGGGTCCGGGACCTCGCCGATGGCCAGCAGACGCTCAAACCAGATCTCCCCATCGCGGCGGTTTTCGGCCAGGAGGAGATCCAGCACTTCCGCAGCCTCCTCGTGGCGGCTGCGCGCGTTCAGGGCCCGGGCGAGACGCAGGCTGTCCACCTGCGAGCGCGCAGAGACATGCTGCAGATCGTTGATTTCGGGATCCAGAAGCCGGAGCCAGGGTCGGGGCATGTTCACCTCGTTTGCTTGGTCCAACAGATTAGCAGCCCAGGGAGGGATGGGCCTGTTTCAAAAAGATCAGTCTTTTCCTGGCGGAGCTGCCCAGGGTGCCGGGGAAATTCAGCGCTGCAGGGCCTTGAGGGCCTGGCGGATGGCCTGGTCGAGAGGGGGGCGCTCCTGCTTCAGCTCTCGGATCACCGGCAGGACCAAGTCCTCCTTGAATCCCAGATTGGTGAGGGCCGAGCGCAGGTCCGACTCCCAGGTGTCGGTGCTGGTGGGGAGGCCCTCCAGTCCTTCGAGCCCGGTGAGGCCCCCCAGCTTCTCCGAAAGCTCGAAGCAGAGCTTCTCGGCGGTCTTCTTGCCGATCCCGGGAATCCGGGTGAGGGTCTTCACATCGCGGCCGCGCACCGCCTGGATGAGCTCTTCGAGGGGCAGGGCGCCCAGGGCGGCGAGGGCTAGCTTAGGGCCGACGCCATCCACCTTCACCAGCAGCCGGTAGAGCTCCTGCTCGGGGATAGTGGCGAAGCCGATGAGGGAGAGCTCGTTCTCCCTGAGGATGAGCTCGGTGTGGAGGATGGCCTCCTGGCCCTCTTCCGGGAGCATTCCGTAGGTTCCCAGGGAGATGGCGCAGAGGTAGCCCACCCCGGCGCACTCCACCATGGCCCGGTTGGGGTGTTTGCGAATGAGGGTCCCGC
The sequence above is drawn from the uncultured Holophaga sp. genome and encodes:
- a CDS encoding ACT domain-containing protein; this encodes MKAVITVLGCDRVGIIAGVTAVLAETNTNILDISQTIMGELFTMIMMVDTATTALDCRELQEKLAAKGQELGVEIRLQREDIFKSMHRI
- a CDS encoding carboxymuconolactone decarboxylase family protein yields the protein MTAPTMSRYERGWKKLQEIDGEAGEKVVASLADLAPDFARLLIEFPFGDIYSRPQLDLKSREIAVVAALTAMGHAAPQLKVHLHGALNVGCTREEVLEVIMQMAVYAGFPAALNGLQVAREVFSERGI
- the mltG gene encoding endolytic transglycosylase MltG translates to MKTGLSLRFLVATLVLALIPLSALWTLERGGPLDREATVLVRRGATLDQVASQMEKDGVIRSAALFKLWARARRLQLIRGEYTFSPGASLAGVAGKLRRGEIHYTKVVVVPGMHAWSLQRRLKDFVPEEVFWTLWKSGRLARAAGFPGAESLEGLVAPATYRLHHAMEPEEIMLDMVESFHDRVLPTLEGGVLPPYDTLKLASLAEKETALPEELPRVAGVYAQRLRIGMPLQCDPTSQYARWLNGDLRFTAPTAEDVRRPSRFNTYTVPGLPPTPIAVPGPAAIAAAKSPEINGDLYFVATGHGGHRFAATLKEHNRNVTAYRLALRSR
- a CDS encoding PFL family protein is translated as MFNINEIVETNSMIDQENLDIRTITMGISLRDCAAESSLTSRRRIYDKITSCAEKLVKTGEEIEREFGIPIINKRISVTPISIVAESSDEQNYTRFAETLDRAAKEVGVNFIGGFSALVHKGYTRGDRALVKALPEALSTTERVCASVNVATTKAGINMDAVRDMGMIIKEAAELSGDRGALACAKLVVFANVPEDNPFMAGAFHGVGEPECVINVGVSGPGVVANAVKRTQGQDFGAVSEAIKRTAFKITRVGQLVAQEASQRLGVPFGIVDLSLAPTPAVGDSVAHILEAMGLEKCGGPGTTAALALLNDAVKKGGVMASSYVGGLSGAFIPVSEDAGMIEAALCGALTLEKLEAMTCVCSVGLDMICVPGDTSASTLSAIIADEVAIGMVNHKTTAVRIIPAPGTQVGDVVEFGGLLGSGPVMRVNPYSARDFILRGGRIPAPLQSLKN
- a CDS encoding tetratricopeptide repeat protein, yielding MPRPWLRLLDPEINDLQHVSARSQVDSLRLARALNARSRHEEAAEVLDLLLAENRRDGEIWFERLLAIGEVPDPEELIPLLEDLEALVAEQPAKAAHLRNLGYLKLILEEDGEADLRRAMELDGQDARTMELLGLLALRHGDPTEARACLLKALTLDPKDARTLRLLGLACEQLDDPRGAESHYTASLDVNPSFFWGWHSLGELFIKQEELVDGLRCIHRARSLMPRELNSYFILAELFSEQGHLEMALAEMHKVVLLAPGRSALAEAFSLMGELRKDMGDADTATSYFTLAAETNPDDPKPWCAMGDFAREEERWEDAQRCYREALARDPEAADIQVQLGYVLMHNGHCAESEKAFLSALEADPGEYSAFLGLAECHRTMGRQDEQHRMVARAMELAPEDPDVWNAYGVALEVRKHPVEATEAYEKALTFAPFHRKAANNLGFLLEKRMAEGEAELKPKAVEAWKRRLLICRDEGQSLKMATEHLEKLGVPSATIENWLQNETGNTL
- the ruvA gene encoding Holliday junction branch migration protein RuvA, which gives rise to MIGRLRGTLIRKHPNRAMVECAGVGYLCAISLGTYGMLPEEGQEAILHTELILRENELSLIGFATIPEQELYRLLVKVDGVGPKLALAALGALPLEELIQAVRGRDVKTLTRIPGIGKKTAEKLCFELSEKLGGLTGLEGLEGLPTSTDTWESDLRSALTNLGFKEDLVLPVIRELKQERPPLDQAIRQALKALQR